One Fusarium musae strain F31 chromosome 6, whole genome shotgun sequence DNA segment encodes these proteins:
- a CDS encoding hypothetical protein (EggNog:ENOG41) gives MSYKSPRTPGSTPIHDYDSVYSRMSSATPTPSPRPTWADSTPRRPATRAAHSRFNSYSQASDFSPRPPKDSPRYNSIGQYSTADVSHKTSSSRRPSESSPRSKRDRRFSFTYVRASTPYGESDEDEIIEALGHTYVLPAQSRSKINHHRKSAFLPRDFDDDRGRYTNYDDYLQGATTAAIYDDYYTREQASTFQSPQPQPRPPTSFGHSRRSSTAVPPPRPQTVRPASSHRSKPASTPSTPKATDADARKHRIPAGYSLKNWDPAEEPILLLGSVFDANSLGKWIYDWTVYHQGPATPISDMAGEMWLLLIQLAGKVKRAEETVGRVRTPDNRDLVEEFIEAGERLTEKLRSLLKACEAPMLKAAKRKQAGLGKNAGVEFVETLFGRDRELDKTEKFMQNVRLFNLRFDANCEEILRNPTK, from the coding sequence ATGAGTTACAAATCTCCACGAACTCCTGGATCGACGCCGATCCACGACTACGACAGCGTCTACTCGAGGATGTCGTCTGCAACTCCCACCCCTTCCCCGAGGCCGACCTGGGCCGACTCGACTCCCAGGCGGCCAGCGACGCGAGCGGCTCATTCGCGATTCAACAGCTACTCTCAGGCTAGCGACTTCAGCCCGCGTCCTCCAAAGGACTCGCCTCGCTACAACAGCATTGGGCAATATAGCACGGCAGATGTGAGTCACAAAACTTCTTCGTCGCGCAGGCCTTCCGAGTCATCTCCGCGCTCCAAGCGCGACCGCCGATTCTCATTTACCTATGTCCGGGCTTCCACTCCATATGGAGAATccgacgaggacgagatcatcgaggCGCTGGGACATACATATGTGCTTCCCGCACAGTCCCGCTCCAAGATCAATCATCACCGCAAATCCGCTTTCCTACCTCgagactttgatgatgaccGGGGACGGTACACTAATTACGACGACTACCTGCAGGGTGCTACCACCGCCGCTATCTACGATGACTACTACACACGAGAGCAGGCTTCCACTTTCCAGtcgcctcagcctcaacctcgaccTCCTACCAGCTTCGGCCACAGCCGTCGATCCTCCACCGCGGTCCCTCCTCCCCGGCCACAGACAGTCCGCCCCGCTAGCTCACACCGCAGCAAGCCCGCCTCTACCCCTTCTACTCCCAAGGccactgatgctgatgctcgCAAGCACCGCATTCCTGCCGGATACTCACTCAAGAACTGGGACCCTGCCGAAGAGCCCATCCTTCTCCTAGGTAGTGTCTTTGATGCCAACAGTCTCGGAAAGTGGATCTATGACTGGACCGTCTACCACCAAGGTCCTGCCACTCCCATCTCTGATATGGCTGGCGAGATGTGGCTGCTTCTCATTCAGCTCGCTGGCAAGGTCAAGCGAGCTGAGGAAACAGTTGGTCGCGTCCGCACTCCTGACAACCGTGACCTCGTTGAGGAGTTCATCGAGGCCGGTGAACGCCTCACTGAGAAGCTCCGATCCCTCCTCAAGGCCTGTGAAGCCCCCATGCTCAAGGCTGCCAAGCGCAAGCAAGCTGGCCTCGGCAAGAATGCCGGTGTGGAGTTTGTTGAGACCCTCTTCGGACGTGACCGCGAGCTCGACAAGACGGAGAAGTTTATGCAAAACGTGAGGCTCTTCAACCTTCGCTTTGACGCCAACTGTGAAGAAATTCTCCGGAACCCTACCAAATAA
- a CDS encoding hypothetical protein (EggNog:ENOG41) has protein sequence MHYVRFLGPPKVIKNRRGTLVQLLFTITTDLGDSFLFPERFLDLQVVAIAASPEGSSTWLLSDPGHLDWEPGMRVAKPALEMPVALERALESGMRVHVCVRASEHFHTAESVPRILALSAEKMRYRKEAAEKGAVMPAWVPLTLTPVDNAVSIRRLQLNDTPEGLGTIEIEEEIGESIARHIWDGGVIATCALAGIETAPDSESSQNPCMRTMKNIFTRQKSIRVLELGCGVGILGVGLAAVYPRLQPSGGDCTVLMTDLPEAEERARSNMKRLENSHLRFQENPVRMLYENLDWEEGRQGRFGPEVRSGPWDLVMLSDCTYNVDMLPALVETLSAIHAANLTYFPEGEPFTTKVFLATKPRHESEDVLFELMDKESWYSVHKQVLPKPVLGGVPQSVELHLFDKSGLSDGRGEMRGQDKKEEDKGKKHKGKKEKEKEKEKEAQD, from the coding sequence ATGCACTATGTCAGATTTCTGGGGCCACCCAAGGTGATTAAGAACCGCCGTGGCACCCTAGTTCAGCTACTCTTCACCATCACAACAGACCTCGGCGACTCGTTCCTCTTCCCAGAGAGATTCCTAGATCTTCAAGTTGTCGCTATTGCCGCCTCACCCGAAGGAAGCTCAACATGGCTCCTCTCAGACCCCGGACATCTCGACTGGGAACCCGGCATGCGCGTTGCCAAGCCAGCATTGGAAATGCCCGTCGCTCTTGAACGAGCTCTTGAATCTGGAATGAGAGTCCATGTCTGTGTCCGGGCATCAGAACACTTTCACACCGCGGAGAGCGTCCCACGCATTCTGGCCCTGTCCGCCGAGAAGATGCGGTATCGGAAGGAAGCTGCAGAGAAAGGCGCTGTCATGCCAGCTTGGGTGCCTCTAACTCTCACACCTGTAGACAATGCTGTGTCTATTCGGAGACTTCAACTGAACGACACACCTGAGGGGCTGGGAAcgattgagattgaggaggagatcggCGAGAGCATTGCGCGTCACATCTGGGATGGCGGCGTGATAGCGACGTGTGCACTTGCAGGTATCGAGACTGCTCCCGATAGCGAGTCTAGTCAGAACCCCTGCATGAGAACAATGAAGAACATCTTCACCCGCCAAAAGTCAATCCGTGTGTTGGAATTGGGTTGCGGCGTGGGCATCTTGGGTGTTGGGCTCGCCGCTGTGTACCCCCGACTGCAGCCTTCAGGTGGCGACTGCACCGTTCTCATGACTGATCTaccagaagctgaggagCGCGCCAGATCAAACATGAAGAGGTTGGAGAACTCCCATCTACGCTTCCAAGAGAACCCTGTCCGAATGCTCTACGAAAATCTTGACTGGGAGGAGGGCAGACAGGGTCGCTTTGGACCCGAGGTTCGATCTGGACCTTGGGATCTCGTGATGCTCAGCGACTGCACTTACAATGTCGACATGCTACCAGCACTCGTTGAAACACTCTCAGCCATTCATGCAGCAAATCTGACCTACTTCCCTGAAGGCGAACCATTTACTACAAAAGTATTCCTAGCCACCAAGCCTCGCCACGAATCAGAAGACGTTCTGTTTGAGCTTATGGACAAGGAAAGCTGGTACAGCGTTCACAAGCAAGTCTTGCCGAAGCCTGTCCTTGGTGGTGTGCCTCAATCTGTCGAGCTTCATCTATTCGACAAATCTGGGCTCAGCGATGGCAGGGGTGAGATGAGGGGGCAGGacaagaaagaggaagataAGGGAAAGAAGCACaagggaaagaaagagaaggaaaaggaaaaggaaaaggaagcaCAAGACTAG
- a CDS encoding hypothetical protein (EggNog:ENOG41), which produces MADPKSNTTPATAIDVAGEDDIMILSDDPVDSLTVDDLPTGVLKDANKQAATQIIEIFKEKAPSMPREVRDKILSLLKEGIFHHNTSSLTEPSYHPLAEKMWDKQVRGPFWLSITYEYWFILVGIYGLERLERSAVGAGIRSSIERRYGGDIGTDLTWRNHPVDQGLHARHLLTELAVKVSECQKTVDQLQRTADQQQKTIQKLADQQQGLTGHDQRASQIAEDDDPMETFAGYDEDEGEDDDEMEKLTRRYLFGEEDEDDDPMETFAGYDEDEGEDDDEMEKLTRRYLFGEEDEDDDPMETFAGYDEDEGEDDEDEDEKDNWATQYEDDDEEGNPFAFE; this is translated from the coding sequence ATGGCTGATCCCAAGTCGAACACTACACCAGCTACCGCCATTGATGTAGCCGGTGAAGATGATATCATGATACTTAGCGATGACCCTGTCGACAGTCTGACTGTTGATGACTTGCCTACCGGGGTTCTCAAGGATGCCAACAAACAGGCCGCCACCCAAATcatcgagatcttcaaggagaaggccCCCAGTATGCCCCGCGAGGTGCGCGACAAGATCCTCAGTCTACTGAAGGAGGGCATTTTCCACCACAACACGAGTTCTCTTACTGAGCCATCGTACCACCCTTTGGCTGAAAAGATGTGGGATAAACAGGTCAGGGGGCCTTTCTGGCTCAGCATCACCTACGAGTATTGGTTCATTCTAGTAGGCATCTATGGACTCGAGAGACTCGAACGCAGTGCGGTCGGAGCGGGTATCAGAAGTTCTATTGAGAGACGCTACGGGGGCGACATCGGCACAGACCTGACCTGGCGAAACCACCCAGTTGACCAGGGGCTGCATGCACGACACCTCCTGACCGAACTGGCAGTAAAGGTCAGTGAATGTCAGAAGACTGTAGATCAACTACAGCGAACTGCAgatcagcagcagaagaccaTTCAGAAGCTTGCAGACCAACAGCAAGGCCTTACTGGTCACGACCAACGTGCCTCGCAGATTGCCGAAGACGACGATCCAATGGAGACTTTCGCCGGctacgacgaagacgaaggtgaagacgacgatgaaaTGGAGAAATTGACCAGGCGCTACCTCttcggagaagaagatgaagacgatgatccAATGGAGACTTTTGCCGgctatgatgaagacgaaggtgaagacgacgatgaaaTGGAGAAATTGACCAGGCGCTACCTCttcggagaagaagatgaagacgatgatccAATGGAGACTTTTGCCGGctacgatgaagacgaaggtgaagacgacgaagacgaggatgagaaggataatTGGGCCACCCAAtacgaagatgatgacgaggagggtaATCCCTTCGCATTCGAGTAG
- a CDS encoding hypothetical protein (EggNog:ENOG41) — protein MVAWALRFYLVEDRSCLSVSGNLSPEFTGALRLQIPHRLLFRRLVEKAFEMDTRTKRPLTVEAVQWQSTVHSAGLRRYNYVLSTGKIEVSISALVSHASMKDTDGIRFENPADGQNDHPKPLAQGGLPPEEKLIIFMVLMSTLDLAKEYLDRVARSRGYVSDTQLADVATASSQTLRDSFPLHKGAESVAALHL, from the exons ATGGTTGCATGGGCTCT GCGCTTTTACTTGGTCGAGGACCGCTCCTGCCTGTCTGTGTCTGGTAACTTGAGCCCAGAATTTACCGGAGCATTGAGGCTCCAGATCCCCCATCGACTTCTCTTTCGAAGATTGGTAGAAAAGGCTTTTGAGATGGATACCCGCACCAAGCGGCCTCTCACTGTCGAAGCTGTACAATGGCAGTCCACCGTTCATTCTGCAGGCCTTAGACGATATAAT TATGTCCTGTCTACGGGAAAAATAGAGGTGTCGATTTCAGCACTCGTCTCTCATGCATCTATGAAAGATACCGATGGAATCCGATTCGAGAACCCTGCTGATGGCCAAAATGACCATCCCAAACCACTGGCTCAGGGCGGGCTACCACCAGAGGAAAAACTCATCATTTTCATGGTTTTGATGAGCACTCTCGACTTGGCGAAAGAATATCTAGACCGTGTCGCACGCTCTAGAGGCTACGTCTCAGATACTCAACTTGCCGATGTGGCTACAGCATCGTCACAAACACTCAGGGATTCCTTCCCACTTCATAAGGGTGCCGAGTCAGTCGCGGCACTGCACCTATGA